CCGCCGATGCACAGGACCAACAGTCCACGTTCCCGCCCACGATGTGCCGCAGCGAATGACAGCCCAACGCGTAGAGCGAGAGCAGAATCGTATCGGCGCAGACCACGATGGTGCCGATTCCCATGTGACATCCGTCCTCGAAATGGAACGCCTCGATGAGGTGAATCCAGTGGAACGCAACCAGCACCAGCACCAGATACAGAAAATAGCGGTGGACGTTGTTCAGAATCCACGGCAGCGTGCTTTCGCCGCGATAGCCGCCCTTTCCCTTTCCCACCGCGCACGCCGGCGGACTCAGCAGCACCGACCGAAAGTAAGCCTTCCGTCCATAGTAGCAGGTGAGGCGGAATCCGGCCGGAAGCCACACCACCAGCAACGCCGGCGACCACGAAAATCCGGGGATGTACTTGGACAGATCAGGCGAGTAGAACGGCGAGCGATACGCGCCCCACGCCGCGAACTCCACCGGTTGGAACGATGCCCAAGCCGCGTAGATGACGAATCCAATAAACGAGACCGCCATCAGGCTGGGCACCAGCCACCACGTGTCCGATCGCGAGGTTTGACCCAATGGCTCGTTCAGGGCAGGAACCGTATAGGCCATGGTCACTCCAGAGTTATAAAACAGGAGAAAATCGAGTGTCGAAACGAGCGGAGACGCTCGCGACCGAAGCCGCGAACATCAATTTCTGATCCTATGCGGGAAGGAATCGTAATCGGGTGGAAAATCTTGCACCGTGCGTCACCGAGAGGAGTAAAATTCCTCTTTCAAGCGGCGATACGTGTCGGCCAGACTCTCGGAGATGACTTTGGTGTCGGATAGAACCGGCATGAAGTTGCTGTCCCCCGTCCAGCGCGGGACGATGTGATAGTGCAGGTGATCGGTGATGCCCGCCCCCGACGCGCGTCCCAGATTCATTCCCAGATTGAATCCGTGCGGCGACAGGCAACGTTCCAGCGTGACCTGCGATTTCTTCAGCAGGTTCACGAGGGATTGGTGTTCGTCGTCGGAAAGCGACGAGAAATCGCCGGTATGCCGCGTCGGCACCACCATCAGGTGACCCGTGTTGTAGGGAAACAGATTCATGACCACGAAGGCGTGCGGCAAACGCCGCAAAATCAGATTGCGTTCGTCGTCCTGTTCGGCCAACATCTGGCAGAACACACAACCGTCGTCGTTCTGCTTGACCGTGGTCATAATATAGGCCATCCGCCAGGGCGCCCACAGGCGTTCCACGGGCGAGTCTCCTTATTCCTCTTCTTTCTCTTCCACGTAGTCCGAGATCAGCTTCTGCTGAATCTCCGGCGGCACTTCCTCATAGTGCGAAAAGCCCTGACTGGCGATCCCGCGTCCCTGACTCATCGAACGGAGCGAGGTGGCATAGCGATACAACTCCTTCTGCGGAACCTTCGCCTTGATGACCTGATAGCGGCCCTCGCCTTCCATTCCCTGAATCTTCCCCCGCCGCGAGGAAAGATCGCCCATCACGTCACCCATGTACTCTTCCGGCACTTTCACTTCCAAATCGAAAATGGGCTCAAGGATGATCGGCTTGCAGCTCTTGAAGGCGTTGCGGAAGCCCAGACGACCCGCGATCTTGAATGCGAGCTCCGAGGAGTCCACGTCGTGGAATTTGCCGTCGAAGAGCGAGACCTTCACGTCCACCACCGGATACCCGGCCACCACCCCGCGTCCCATCGTCTCCTGAATTCCCTTGTCCACCGCCGGAATGAATTTGCTGGGAATCGCTCCGCCGACGATGGCATCCACGAATTCGTAGCCCTCACCGCGGGCCTGGGGTTCGAGCCGCACGTACACCACGCCGAATTGACCGCGTCCGCCGCTCTGCTTCTTGTGCTTGCCTTCGGCTTCCGCCTTGCCGCGAATCGTCTCGCGGTACGGTACCTTCGGTTCCACCATCACGGCTTCCACCGAAAACCGCTCCTGCAAACGCGAAAGAAGATAGTTCAAATGGAGATCGCCGTGTCCGCGCAGGACCATCTGTCCGAGTTCGG
This region of bacterium genomic DNA includes:
- a CDS encoding succinate dehydrogenase, coding for MAYTVPALNEPLGQTSRSDTWWLVPSLMAVSFIGFVIYAAWASFQPVEFAAWGAYRSPFYSPDLSKYIPGFSWSPALLVVWLPAGFRLTCYYGRKAYFRSVLLSPPACAVGKGKGGYRGESTLPWILNNVHRYFLYLVLVLVAFHWIHLIEAFHFEDGCHMGIGTIVVCADTILLSLYALGCHSLRHIVGGNVDCWSCASA
- a CDS encoding HIT domain-containing protein; protein product: MERLWAPWRMAYIMTTVKQNDDGCVFCQMLAEQDDERNLILRRLPHAFVVMNLFPYNTGHLMVVPTRHTGDFSSLSDDEHQSLVNLLKKSQVTLERCLSPHGFNLGMNLGRASGAGITDHLHYHIVPRWTGDSNFMPVLSDTKVISESLADTYRRLKEEFYSSR